The Sulfitobacter sp. SK011 genome has a window encoding:
- a CDS encoding TRAP transporter small permease subunit, which translates to MADEIVCSGFFRAAEGAKLSCLDKFQDSGMIQFFFGNILEAFYNFFAALLNPGMWLNWSNGESLMRFIYYGASVELFFVSLTLMIIITAYGMYNRAFMWGCVRGLEGFVNGVGRLFAWAGLLMVLQQIIIVFMQRIFTRPDISIGFGIPLQFDISWFAEELKLFNALVVCLCVSYTFVQGGHVRVDLFYAGAKFRTKKFVDMFGALFFMIPFAVVTWLYGWFFMWRHLVTPNPSASDRLDLLLRKSKLLKWNVETIGFSPNGFNGYFLFKLLLIAFCLMVMLQAVAVFYRSWCEFREGPESENKYLDKDTLGEGEEAYEGTH; encoded by the coding sequence ATGGCCGATGAAATCGTATGTTCGGGATTTTTCCGCGCAGCTGAGGGCGCAAAGCTCAGCTGTCTTGATAAATTCCAAGATAGCGGCATGATCCAGTTCTTCTTCGGTAACATACTGGAAGCCTTCTATAATTTCTTCGCCGCACTGCTGAACCCCGGTATGTGGCTCAACTGGTCGAACGGTGAATCGCTGATGCGGTTCATTTATTACGGTGCATCGGTTGAACTTTTCTTCGTCTCGCTGACCCTGATGATCATCATCACCGCATATGGCATGTATAACCGTGCCTTCATGTGGGGCTGTGTGAGGGGCCTTGAGGGCTTCGTGAACGGAGTGGGCAGGCTCTTTGCCTGGGCCGGCCTGCTGATGGTGCTGCAACAGATCATTATCGTCTTTATGCAGCGGATTTTCACCCGGCCGGACATCTCGATTGGCTTTGGCATTCCGCTGCAATTTGACATCTCGTGGTTTGCAGAAGAATTGAAACTTTTCAATGCTTTGGTGGTCTGTCTTTGTGTATCCTACACCTTTGTGCAGGGCGGGCATGTCCGGGTTGACCTGTTTTACGCAGGCGCGAAATTCCGCACGAAAAAGTTCGTCGACATGTTCGGCGCGCTGTTTTTCATGATCCCTTTTGCAGTGGTGACATGGCTTTACGGATGGTTCTTCATGTGGCGCCATCTGGTCACGCCAAATCCATCGGCGTCCGACAGGCTGGACCTGCTGTTGCGCAAATCCAAATTGCTCAAGTGGAACGTCGAAACCATCGGCTTCTCACCCAATGGCTTCAATGGCTATTTCCTGTTCAAGCTGCTGCTGATCGCATTCTGCCTGATGGTGATGCTGCAAGCGGTGGCGGTCTTTTACCGCAGCTGGTGTGAATTCCGCGAAGGGCCAGAGAGCGAAAACAAATATCTCGACAAGGACACACTTGGCGAGGGCGAAGAAGCCTATGAGGGAACCCACTGA
- a CDS encoding methyl-accepting chemotaxis protein translates to MQTSATAHQTTPSAYTPLTPHLDQDQHNLRVLIDEVATTRGLILQMAMRLMAYHAAPDERSRDVVRDEFLGIARQFERHVTLVFGKGPFAGQPQSHVDMIRTAAAQDPQRNLQMQTVLLEVQRIAKGVAAGTPLRFDQARAFLEQNWPVVRDQMTQVISDVWANIDAGRKAEIETAKQAANALGTRLSRLEHIGRHVRLVSLNASVEAARAGDVGKGLLVIAQEFKSLAEEIQTLAKDARCDMALIS, encoded by the coding sequence GTGCAAACATCTGCCACCGCCCACCAGACCACGCCAAGCGCCTATACGCCTTTGACCCCACACCTTGATCAGGATCAACATAATCTGCGGGTACTTATTGATGAGGTCGCTACCACGCGTGGCTTGATCCTTCAGATGGCGATGCGGCTGATGGCCTATCACGCCGCGCCCGATGAACGATCACGCGACGTTGTTCGGGATGAGTTTCTGGGCATTGCCCGCCAGTTTGAACGCCATGTGACGCTGGTTTTTGGCAAGGGTCCTTTTGCAGGCCAGCCGCAATCGCATGTTGATATGATCCGCACGGCGGCAGCGCAGGATCCACAACGCAATCTCCAGATGCAAACGGTGCTTTTGGAAGTCCAACGTATTGCAAAGGGCGTTGCTGCCGGCACTCCGCTGCGTTTTGATCAGGCACGTGCGTTTCTGGAACAGAACTGGCCGGTGGTCAGGGACCAGATGACTCAGGTGATTTCAGATGTCTGGGCCAACATAGATGCCGGGCGCAAAGCAGAAATCGAAACAGCCAAACAGGCCGCCAATGCGCTGGGGACCCGACTTTCGCGCCTCGAACACATCGGTAGACATGTGCGGCTGGTGTCCTTGAATGCCAGTGTCGAGGCGGCGCGCGCCGGGGATGTGGGCAAGGGTCTGCTGGTGATCGCCCAGGAATTCAAATCCCTGGCCGAAGAGATTCAGACGCTGGCAAAGGATGCCCGCTGCGATATGGCCCTGATTTCCTGA
- a CDS encoding TRAP transporter substrate-binding protein has product MDRRSFLKTSALGGTAAAATTLAAPAYAQGKRTLTMVTSWPRGFAVLDDAATYLNNMVNEMSDGTLTIDKKAPGELVGAFEVFDAVSSGQADMYHSADYYFIGQHPAYAYYTAVPFGGTAQELTNWYHHGGGHELHNELGEIFNLKSFLAGNSGSQSGGWFRNEINSAADFNGLKFRMPGLGGKVLGELGASVQNIPGGELYQALSSGALDGLEWVGPFADERAGFQEVAKVYYTAGFHEPGSGLAAAVNLDVFNELSPAHQKIIEYAAMATTHTQLAETLANNGAALTRLQAQGVKTLQFPDDVWDAFGAASSKVMDENMGDELFARTRESFEASLTSSAEWLSKSDAFYVEQRERVRNAG; this is encoded by the coding sequence ATGGACCGTCGTTCATTTCTGAAGACGTCTGCACTGGGCGGCACAGCCGCTGCCGCGACAACCTTGGCCGCACCTGCATATGCTCAAGGCAAGCGCACACTCACAATGGTAACATCATGGCCACGCGGCTTTGCCGTTCTGGACGATGCGGCCACATACCTCAACAACATGGTCAATGAGATGTCTGACGGCACGCTGACCATCGACAAAAAAGCCCCCGGTGAACTGGTTGGTGCGTTCGAAGTATTCGACGCTGTTTCCTCTGGTCAGGCCGACATGTACCACTCCGCTGACTATTACTTCATCGGTCAGCACCCTGCTTACGCGTATTATACAGCCGTGCCTTTTGGCGGCACAGCGCAAGAGCTGACAAACTGGTACCACCACGGTGGCGGCCACGAGTTGCACAACGAACTGGGCGAGATCTTTAACCTCAAGTCTTTCCTTGCAGGGAACTCCGGGTCACAGTCCGGCGGTTGGTTCCGCAATGAAATCAATTCCGCCGCAGACTTCAATGGTCTGAAATTCCGCATGCCGGGCCTTGGCGGCAAAGTGCTGGGTGAACTGGGTGCTTCTGTTCAGAACATCCCCGGCGGTGAACTTTATCAGGCGCTGTCATCCGGCGCGCTCGACGGTCTTGAGTGGGTTGGCCCCTTCGCGGATGAACGCGCGGGTTTCCAGGAAGTCGCGAAAGTCTACTACACCGCTGGTTTCCACGAGCCGGGCTCCGGCCTTGCGGCTGCAGTGAACCTTGATGTCTTCAACGAGCTGTCCCCGGCGCACCAGAAGATCATCGAATACGCAGCGATGGCGACAACACACACCCAGCTTGCCGAAACACTGGCCAACAACGGTGCGGCGTTGACACGTTTGCAGGCACAGGGCGTGAAAACCCTTCAGTTCCCTGACGACGTCTGGGATGCCTTCGGTGCGGCGTCTTCCAAGGTGATGGACGAAAACATGGGCGATGAGCTTTTTGCACGCACACGCGAAAGCTTTGAAGCCTCGCTGACATCGTCCGCTGAATGGCTGTCCAAGTCTGACGCATTCTATGTTGAGCAGCGCGAGCGCGTGCGGAACGCAGGCTAA
- a CDS encoding TRAP transporter large permease subunit produces the protein MLFGLDGVEVGLIIVFVCLFGGILSGFPVAFAIGGAGIISFGIIAAMDSAGLLIHQAIDTSSAAYRDLVNSGIKQDTISVFRYPDLPRMAESVFPQGWEVALDRNVSFIVNRMNERVLAGQSIETLLAVLMFVLMGITLERSKIANDLLTTMARVFGPLPGGLAVSIVVVGAFLAASTGIVGATVVTMGLLALPTMLRNGYSPELSTGVIAASGTLGQIIPPSIVIVLLGTLAGDLYSAAQEARATAAGCTDALTFLGEPAVVSVGTLFQAALLPGILLALLYALYAFGYALLNPDKAPAVPMGSTNAEPVTRGEAFTWFLGAPVLLIVGTIFLGNLGIVGSQSTTVSSYSDIGDAASLRTNVGPDCQAAMIDLHGQEKWDAALAEQATIDAAGGIVQSEKLSEEALAEKQALKISDAAPIGTGVAIILILLSLFMTTARGVSPSSDARPLIIGAIGVVLTVLVDILLVGPQTTSGTMVVLMALPFALVMYGVVYATKLCVGNELIRVVFPPLVLIIAVLGSILGGITNPTPAAALGAGGALMLAAYRKLKDQDRSPKVIIWSTLAIIICILVGVNFDLRINQAGVSFESWIAFFVAYAAYLYAVFGLLFSCWILYTSGVLSPVVRETAKVTSMVFTILIGSQLLNLVVISFGGEHYIQQFLKSFDNELTVFLIVMLVLFVLGFVLDFLEIIYIVVPIVGPVIYGGTFDPKWVTIMIAVNLQTSFLTPPFGFALFYLRGVAPASVTTAHIYRGIIPFVLIQVAGLAILWLFPAIVTIVPDLIPN, from the coding sequence ATGCTGTTTGGTCTCGACGGGGTCGAAGTCGGCCTGATCATCGTTTTTGTCTGTCTGTTTGGCGGCATCCTGTCTGGTTTCCCGGTGGCGTTTGCCATTGGCGGCGCGGGCATCATCTCGTTTGGCATCATTGCCGCGATGGACAGCGCAGGGTTGCTGATCCATCAGGCGATTGACACCTCAAGTGCCGCTTACCGTGATCTGGTAAACTCCGGGATCAAGCAGGATACGATATCTGTTTTCAGGTACCCTGATCTGCCGCGCATGGCAGAATCGGTGTTTCCGCAAGGCTGGGAAGTGGCGCTGGACCGCAACGTCAGCTTTATCGTGAACCGCATGAATGAACGCGTGCTGGCGGGCCAGTCGATTGAGACATTGCTGGCGGTTTTGATGTTCGTCTTGATGGGCATCACGCTGGAACGCTCCAAAATCGCCAACGATCTGCTCACCACAATGGCGCGGGTGTTTGGCCCGCTGCCGGGTGGTCTTGCTGTTTCGATTGTTGTGGTTGGGGCGTTTCTGGCGGCGTCGACCGGCATCGTCGGGGCCACGGTTGTAACCATGGGCCTGCTGGCGCTGCCCACAATGCTGCGCAACGGCTATTCGCCCGAATTGTCGACCGGCGTCATTGCGGCCTCTGGCACCTTGGGCCAGATTATTCCGCCCTCAATCGTGATTGTTTTGCTCGGCACGCTGGCCGGCGACCTCTATTCCGCAGCACAGGAAGCACGCGCAACCGCTGCGGGCTGTACCGACGCGCTGACGTTCCTGGGGGAGCCTGCGGTCGTCTCTGTTGGCACGTTGTTTCAGGCGGCTTTGTTGCCGGGCATCCTGCTTGCGCTCCTTTATGCGCTCTATGCCTTTGGATATGCGCTGCTGAACCCCGACAAGGCCCCTGCGGTGCCCATGGGCTCCACCAATGCAGAGCCTGTGACACGCGGCGAGGCGTTCACATGGTTCCTTGGTGCGCCGGTCCTTTTGATTGTCGGCACAATTTTCCTTGGCAACCTTGGCATTGTCGGCAGCCAGTCCACAACGGTATCAAGCTATTCAGACATCGGCGATGCAGCCAGCCTGCGCACCAATGTCGGGCCAGACTGTCAGGCGGCGATGATTGATCTGCATGGTCAGGAAAAATGGGATGCAGCACTAGCCGAACAGGCCACAATCGATGCCGCCGGTGGCATCGTGCAAAGCGAAAAGCTGAGCGAAGAAGCTCTGGCCGAAAAGCAGGCTTTGAAAATCTCGGATGCCGCACCGATTGGGACGGGCGTAGCGATCATCCTGATCCTGCTTTCGCTCTTTATGACAACAGCGCGGGGCGTATCACCGTCATCGGATGCGCGGCCATTGATCATCGGGGCAATTGGCGTCGTTTTGACCGTGTTGGTTGATATATTGCTGGTGGGGCCGCAGACGACGTCGGGCACCATGGTTGTGCTGATGGCACTCCCCTTTGCCTTGGTGATGTACGGTGTCGTTTATGCGACCAAGCTTTGTGTCGGTAACGAATTGATCCGTGTGGTGTTTCCACCGCTGGTGTTGATCATTGCGGTGCTGGGTTCAATCCTGGGCGGGATCACCAACCCGACCCCTGCGGCTGCTTTGGGTGCCGGTGGGGCGCTGATGCTGGCGGCCTATCGCAAGCTCAAGGATCAGGACAGGTCGCCCAAGGTGATCATCTGGTCAACGCTGGCAATCATCATCTGTATTCTCGTCGGCGTGAACTTTGATCTGCGGATCAATCAGGCCGGTGTGAGCTTCGAATCCTGGATCGCCTTCTTTGTGGCCTATGCGGCCTATCTCTATGCGGTCTTTGGCCTGCTGTTTTCCTGCTGGATTTTGTACACCTCCGGCGTGCTCAGCCCGGTTGTGCGTGAAACGGCCAAGGTGACATCCATGGTGTTCACCATTCTGATCGGGTCGCAACTGCTGAACCTTGTGGTGATCAGCTTTGGCGGGGAACATTACATCCAGCAATTCCTGAAAAGCTTCGACAATGAATTGACGGTGTTCCTGATCGTGATGCTGGTGCTTTTCGTGCTGGGCTTTGTGCTCGACTTCCTTGAGATCATTTACATCGTGGTGCCGATTGTCGGGCCGGTGATTTATGGCGGCACGTTTGACCCCAAATGGGTGACCATCATGATCGCGGTGAACCTGCAAACCTCGTTCCTGACGCCGCCCTTTGGTTTTGCGCTGTTCTATCTGCGCGGGGTCGCACCGGCCAGCGTAACAACCGCGCATATATATCGCGGCATCATCCCGTTTGTCCTGATCCAGGTGGCGGGGCTGGCGATCCTGTGGCTGTTCCCGGCGATCGTGACAATCGTGCCGGATCTGATCCCGAACTGA
- the ilvN gene encoding acetolactate synthase small subunit: protein MSALKLKKGATSHSAYNLRPNFSDVIEKHTLAVLVENEPGVLARVIGLFSGRGFNIDSLTVAEVDHTGHLSRITIVTSGTPQVIEQIKAQLGRIVTVHEVHDLTVEGPSVERELAMFKVAGKGDHRVEALRLADIFRANVVDSTLESFVFEITGVPDKIDAFADLMRPLGLTDVARTGVAALSRGE from the coding sequence ATGTCAGCTCTCAAGCTCAAAAAAGGTGCGACGTCGCACTCTGCTTACAACCTGCGGCCCAATTTCTCGGACGTGATTGAAAAGCACACGCTCGCGGTGCTGGTTGAAAACGAACCGGGCGTTCTGGCGCGGGTGATTGGCCTGTTTTCCGGACGCGGGTTTAACATTGACAGCCTGACAGTGGCAGAGGTCGATCACACCGGGCATCTGAGCCGCATCACGATTGTCACCTCGGGCACGCCGCAGGTGATCGAGCAGATCAAGGCACAGCTGGGCAGAATTGTCACCGTCCACGAGGTGCATGACCTGACCGTCGAAGGGCCGAGCGTTGAGCGGGAGTTGGCGATGTTCAAAGTGGCCGGCAAGGGCGATCACCGGGTCGAGGCGCTGCGGCTTGCAGATATCTTTCGGGCCAATGTTGTGGACAGCACGCTGGAAAGTTTTGTGTTTGAAATCACCGGCGTGCCGGACAAAATTGATGCGTTTGCCGATCTGATGCGGCCTCTGGGCCTGACCGATGTTGCACGCACGGGCGTCGCCGCCCTTTCCCGCGGGGAATGA
- a CDS encoding acetolactate synthase 3 large subunit produces the protein MSRQMTGAKMIVQALIDQGVDTVFGYPGGAVLPIYDEVFQQNSIKHILVRHEQGAVHAAEGYARSTGKPGVVLVTSGPGATNAVTGLTDALLDSIPLVVLTGQVPTFMIGSDAFQEADTVGITRPCTKHNWLVKETDKLSGVLHEAFHVAISGRPGPVLVDIPKDVQFATGTYTPKRPSTSHYQPRVKGDMEEITELVAAMEKAKRPVFYTGGGVINSGPGASQLLRELVEATGFPITSTLMGLGAYPASGDKWLGMLGMHGLYQANMAMHDCDLMINIGARFDDRITGTIPDFSPKSKKAHIDIDPSSINKVIRIDIPIVGDVGHVLEDLLKVWKSRGRKTNGVELAKWWTKINEWRSIDCLKFKQSGKIIKPQYALSRLEALTKDHDRYITTEVGQHQMWAAQYLGFEDPNRWMTSGGLGTMGYGFPASIGVQMAHPESLVINVAGEASWLMNMQEMGTAMQYNLPVKQFILNNERLGMVRQWQELLHGERYSQSWSEALPDFVKLAEAFGAKGILCTDPDDLDDAIMEMLNHDGPVIFDCLVEKHENCFPMIPSGKAHNEMLLGEADTQGVIDAKGSVLV, from the coding sequence ATGTCACGCCAAATGACCGGAGCCAAAATGATCGTCCAAGCCTTGATTGATCAAGGTGTCGATACTGTATTTGGATACCCCGGCGGCGCTGTCCTACCGATCTATGATGAGGTTTTTCAGCAAAACAGCATCAAGCACATTCTGGTGCGCCACGAACAGGGCGCGGTGCATGCCGCCGAAGGCTATGCGCGCTCAACCGGCAAACCCGGTGTGGTATTGGTTACATCTGGTCCCGGTGCCACCAATGCGGTGACCGGTCTGACCGACGCTTTGCTTGATTCCATCCCGCTTGTGGTTCTCACCGGGCAGGTGCCCACTTTCATGATCGGGTCCGACGCCTTTCAAGAGGCCGATACCGTTGGCATCACCCGCCCCTGCACAAAACACAACTGGCTGGTAAAAGAGACCGACAAACTGTCCGGCGTGCTGCATGAGGCATTCCATGTGGCCATAAGTGGCAGGCCTGGTCCGGTGCTGGTAGACATCCCCAAGGACGTTCAGTTTGCAACGGGAACCTATACACCGAAAAGGCCCTCGACCTCGCATTACCAGCCGCGCGTCAAAGGCGATATGGAAGAAATCACCGAACTGGTGGCCGCAATGGAAAAGGCCAAGCGTCCGGTGTTTTACACCGGTGGTGGCGTGATCAACTCTGGTCCGGGTGCCTCGCAATTGCTGCGTGAACTGGTTGAAGCCACCGGGTTTCCGATCACCTCAACCCTGATGGGGCTTGGGGCCTATCCGGCGTCCGGCGACAAATGGTTGGGGATGCTGGGCATGCATGGTCTTTATCAGGCCAACATGGCGATGCATGACTGCGACCTCATGATCAACATCGGCGCGCGGTTTGACGACCGTATCACCGGCACAATCCCTGATTTCAGCCCCAAGTCCAAAAAAGCGCACATCGACATTGATCCGTCATCGATCAACAAGGTCATCCGCATCGACATCCCGATTGTAGGCGATGTGGGTCATGTGCTGGAGGACCTGTTGAAAGTTTGGAAGTCGCGCGGCCGCAAGACCAATGGTGTGGAGCTGGCCAAGTGGTGGACCAAGATCAACGAATGGCGCAGCATTGATTGCCTGAAATTCAAGCAGTCCGGCAAGATCATCAAACCGCAATACGCGCTGTCGCGCCTTGAGGCGCTGACCAAGGATCATGACCGCTATATCACCACAGAAGTGGGCCAGCACCAGATGTGGGCGGCGCAATATCTGGGCTTTGAAGACCCCAATCGCTGGATGACATCCGGTGGGCTGGGCACGATGGGCTATGGCTTTCCCGCCTCCATCGGGGTGCAGATGGCGCACCCTGAAAGCCTTGTGATCAATGTCGCGGGTGAAGCCTCATGGCTGATGAACATGCAGGAAATGGGCACGGCAATGCAGTACAATCTGCCCGTCAAACAATTCATCCTGAACAACGAACGCCTTGGCATGGTGCGCCAGTGGCAGGAATTGCTGCACGGTGAGCGGTATTCGCAAAGCTGGTCAGAGGCCCTGCCCGACTTTGTGAAACTGGCCGAAGCCTTTGGGGCCAAAGGAATATTGTGCACCGATCCTGACGATCTGGACGACGCGATCATGGAAATGTTGAACCATGATGGCCCGGTCATCTTTGATTGCCTCGTTGAAAAGCATGAGAATTGTTTCCCGATGATCCCGTCCGGAAAAGCGCATAACGAGATGTTGCTGGGTGAAGCGGACACTCAAGGTGTGATTGACGCAAAAGGGTCAGTGTTGGTGTAA
- a CDS encoding response regulator transcription factor, producing MSEPIKAATKVAIVDDHPMVAEGIQSILESYDDIDVVATLSNGRELIDNLNALAPDVILMDLNMPELGGLSATEIVLEQRPQTHIVILTMHDNAEYIASALSHGAMGYLLKDVPTDEIKLAIDTVMVGEQYLCTGAKGSIAPKQGGAREALTEREQTILLELAQGKSNKDVAQALEISVRTVETHRKNIKRKLGISSTAGLTRYALEHGVLQGTGSAF from the coding sequence ATGAGTGAACCGATCAAAGCTGCCACCAAAGTCGCGATCGTTGACGATCACCCGATGGTTGCCGAGGGTATTCAGTCGATCCTTGAAAGCTATGACGATATCGACGTTGTTGCCACGCTGTCAAATGGCCGTGAGCTGATCGACAACCTCAATGCGCTGGCCCCTGACGTGATCTTGATGGATCTCAACATGCCTGAGCTTGGGGGATTATCCGCCACCGAGATCGTGCTGGAACAACGGCCCCAGACCCACATCGTGATCCTGACCATGCACGACAATGCGGAATACATCGCCTCTGCACTCAGCCACGGCGCGATGGGGTATCTGTTGAAAGACGTGCCAACGGATGAGATCAAACTGGCCATTGATACGGTCATGGTGGGTGAGCAATATCTGTGCACCGGCGCAAAAGGGTCCATCGCTCCAAAACAAGGCGGTGCCCGCGAGGCGCTTACCGAACGCGAACAGACGATCCTGCTGGAACTTGCCCAAGGTAAATCGAACAAGGACGTGGCACAGGCGCTGGAAATTTCAGTCCGCACGGTTGAAACCCACCGCAAGAACATCAAACGCAAATTGGGCATCTCCAGCACCGCTGGCCTGACACGTTATGCCTTGGAACATGGCGTATTGCAGGGCACGGGCAGCGCATTCTGA
- a CDS encoding arginyltransferase, producing MRHTLPLTPQFYVTAPQPCPYLEGRMERKLFTALQGENAAELNDSLSGQGFRRSQNVLYRPSCSDCAACLSARIDVAAFTPSKSQKRTLKRSEHLIRRATSPWATEDQYALFRSYLDSRHADGGMADMDVFEFAAMVEETPIRSRVIEYTDPDTRELIGVCLTDVLGDGVSMVYSFYTPDRPRDGLGNYIILDHIEIARAAGLPYVYLGYWVPGSQKMGYKAKFSGLEIYMGGAWQKLKDPESFEPDSHPLGNDPISEQVANIALPDMARR from the coding sequence ATGCGCCACACGCTTCCCTTAACGCCACAGTTCTATGTGACAGCCCCCCAGCCCTGCCCTTATCTTGAGGGCCGGATGGAGAGAAAGTTGTTCACGGCGTTGCAGGGTGAAAATGCTGCCGAGCTGAATGACAGCCTGTCTGGTCAGGGGTTCCGACGCTCACAAAACGTGCTTTATCGTCCGTCCTGCTCTGACTGCGCCGCGTGCCTGTCCGCACGTATCGATGTGGCCGCGTTTACCCCCAGCAAAAGCCAGAAACGCACGCTTAAGCGCAGTGAACACCTGATCCGTCGTGCCACATCGCCTTGGGCGACCGAAGATCAATATGCGCTCTTTCGCAGCTATCTCGACAGCCGCCATGCAGACGGCGGTATGGCCGACATGGATGTGTTCGAATTTGCCGCAATGGTCGAGGAAACTCCCATTCGCAGCCGGGTGATCGAATATACCGACCCCGATACACGGGAATTGATCGGCGTTTGCCTGACAGATGTTCTGGGCGATGGCGTCAGCATGGTCTATTCGTTCTATACGCCCGACCGTCCCCGCGACGGCTTGGGCAACTACATCATTCTCGATCACATCGAAATCGCGCGTGCGGCAGGCCTGCCGTATGTCTATTTGGGGTATTGGGTGCCCGGCAGCCAGAAAATGGGCTATAAAGCCAAGTTTTCAGGGCTTGAGATCTATATGGGCGGTGCCTGGCAAAAGCTGAAAGACCCTGAGAGTTTTGAACCGGACAGCCACCCGCTTGGCAATGATCCGATTTCGGAACAGGTCGCCAACATCGCCCTGCCCGACATGGCCCGCCGCTAG
- a CDS encoding cache domain-containing protein, translating to MFRFPRFNPSYGQKLTLLAAVPLILAVAAIAILVALQSRALAEREIATLETQLIEAKKAELRNYVTQARNGFYFIYGSAAPDDETAKAQVAQILAAMIYGDDGQFFVYDYDGNALVSPRQTERINQNWTGQTDSEGTPVVDALIRIARDGAGYHSYIWPKPSTGEEARMITYVTSFPSWRWAVGTGVFIDDVVASVATARADVEARVRRTFIYIGAITLTALLAVFGTGMIINLRERRLADAKLKKLTQRVFDAQEEERGRVARELHDGISQILVGVRYALDNARRRLERGDNTAAAPLGKGIASLGEAISEVRRISRDLRPGVLDDLGLGPAIKTLAEEFQTRTGITCHFDTVVFRNRLDNDAKIALYRIAQEALTNIERHSGATKVQIDLRGHTRGATLKISDNGNGLAGRKPATNPGLGLRNMQERMEQLGGTLRLSDVLGGGTAIEATVPLTHLLPPEKTKPPQQKVAAQ from the coding sequence ATGTTTCGTTTCCCCCGATTCAATCCCAGTTATGGTCAAAAGCTGACCTTGCTAGCGGCTGTGCCGCTGATCCTGGCAGTGGCCGCAATTGCAATATTGGTGGCTTTGCAGTCCCGCGCGCTGGCAGAACGTGAAATCGCAACCCTTGAGACCCAGTTGATCGAGGCCAAGAAAGCCGAACTGCGCAACTACGTCACGCAGGCGCGCAACGGCTTTTACTTTATCTACGGGTCCGCCGCACCCGATGATGAAACGGCCAAAGCGCAGGTGGCACAGATACTCGCCGCGATGATCTATGGCGATGACGGCCAGTTCTTTGTCTATGATTATGACGGAAACGCACTGGTCAGCCCGCGCCAAACCGAGCGGATCAACCAGAACTGGACCGGACAGACCGACAGCGAAGGCACGCCTGTGGTTGACGCATTGATCCGCATCGCGCGCGATGGTGCGGGCTATCATTCCTATATCTGGCCCAAGCCCTCAACCGGAGAAGAGGCGCGGATGATCACTTATGTCACCTCCTTTCCGTCATGGCGGTGGGCGGTTGGCACCGGCGTTTTTATTGATGATGTGGTGGCGTCGGTCGCAACGGCGCGCGCGGATGTAGAGGCGCGGGTGCGGCGCACGTTTATCTATATCGGTGCGATCACGCTGACTGCGCTTCTGGCCGTGTTTGGCACCGGGATGATCATCAATTTGCGCGAACGCAGGCTGGCCGACGCCAAACTGAAAAAGCTGACGCAGCGGGTGTTCGACGCCCAGGAAGAAGAACGCGGACGCGTGGCGCGCGAATTGCATGACGGGATCAGCCAGATTCTGGTTGGTGTCCGGTATGCCCTTGATAATGCGCGCCGCCGGTTGGAGCGCGGTGACAACACTGCGGCAGCCCCATTGGGCAAGGGCATTGCGTCACTGGGCGAGGCCATCTCGGAGGTCCGCAGGATCAGCCGCGACCTGCGCCCCGGTGTGCTGGATGATCTGGGTCTTGGGCCGGCCATCAAGACCCTGGCCGAGGAATTTCAGACCCGCACCGGGATCACCTGCCATTTTGACACCGTGGTCTTTCGCAATCGGTTGGACAATGACGCCAAGATCGCGCTTTACCGCATTGCCCAAGAGGCGCTGACCAATATTGAGCGCCATTCAGGGGCGACCAAAGTGCAGATTGATCTGCGTGGTCATACCCGCGGGGCAACGCTCAAGATCAGCGACAATGGCAACGGCTTGGCCGGGCGTAAACCGGCCACCAATCCGGGGCTGGGCCTGCGCAACATGCAGGAACGGATGGAGCAGCTTGGCGGCACCCTGCGTCTGTCTGATGTGCTTGGCGGCGGCACTGCGATTGAGGCGACCGTGCCATTGACCCATCTGCTGCCACCTGAAAAGACAAAACCGCCCCAACAGAAAGTCGCTGCACAATGA